Proteins from a genomic interval of Oncorhynchus mykiss isolate Arlee chromosome 21, USDA_OmykA_1.1, whole genome shotgun sequence:
- the LOC118942988 gene encoding vegetative cell wall protein gp1-like, with product MESTYKCKLEAENTIVAGRTSDEFPGKGDPFIIHSFLTPSPLTPRPSPLAPYPLTPRPSPLALTYSPLTPHPLTPRPSPLAPHPSPLAPRPSPLAPHPSPLAPRPSPLAPHPSPPHPSPLAPRPSPLHPFTPHPSPLTPCPASWRVDTLALWILAVESGHSGPCGSGPWRVDTLAPSIRAVESGHPGPVDPGRGEWTLWPLWIRAMESGHPGPVDPGRGEWTPWPCGSGPWTVP from the exons AtggagtcaacatacaagtgtaagttaGAGGCTGAAAATACAATCGTCGCGGGACGAACGAGTGACGAATTTCCGGGCAAAGGCGATCCATTTATAATTCACTCCTTCCTTACCCCCTCGCCCCTCACCCCTCGCCCCTCGCCCCTCGCCCCTTACCCCCTCACCCCTCGCCCCTCACCCCTCGCCCTTACCTACTcgcccctcacccctcaccctctCACCCCTCGCCCCTCGCCCCTcgcccctcacccctcacccctcgcCCCTCGCCCTTCGCCCCTcgcccctcacccctcacccctcgcCCCTCGCCCTTCGCCCCTcgcccctcacccctcaccccctcaccCCTCGCCCCTCGCCCCTCGCCCCTCACCCCTTCACCCCTTCACCCCTCACCCTTCACCCCTcaccccttgccctgcaagt TGGAGAGTGGACACtctggccctgtggatcctggccgtGGAGAGTGGACACTCTGGCCCCTGTGGATCCGGGCCATGGAGAGTGGACACCCTGGCCCCGTCGATCCGGGccgtggagagtggacaccctggccctgtggatcctggccgtGGAGAGTGGACACTCTGGCCCCTGTGGATCCGGGCCATGGAGAGTGGACACCCTGGCCCCGTCGATCCGGGccgtggagagtggacaccctgGCCCTGTGGATCCGGGCCGTGGACAGTTCCATAA